One window of the Niallia circulans genome contains the following:
- a CDS encoding cache domain-containing sensor histidine kinase: MFSLLRKWNTLRNQILFVFLSVMLVVLLFVSILIFNQVSTLLEKNAEKQIQQVAVEASGRIETLYEQLNMASKLAATNDKVQKLLTREYEHKKATFYEKQELMGTVNTVTANSDGIFSFQLFTREQERILPLDDAKIMTDLHADWVEKADQAKGSLVWIGEDPNDSNYFLAIRRVNLINRSFTNGGYLLFSIYANYFQFANQTLTDKTDQYFILLDELNKPIITNYQQSSEFILQTKKKTVPINERDYMITKNSSYMTGWTVLILTPYNTLTEGITVVRTSILLAGIIGLMIFFVCSFFLSNMITRPIIRLTNTMRFASEGSLPLTPKIPSVNEINELNSTYNQLVKETNHLITMVYQKEITRNRSELRALQAQINPHFLFNTLDALHWSLEENDEEELAELVVTMSNLFRYTISRSTEDEWVRIKEEIAHIEDYMEIMKMRFGELLKWQIQLPKAFEEVKIPKFLIQPLVENAVLHGAENKVGQCTVDVIVQQGEMDNNIKVIVRDDGIGISESKLKKIKESMEKEGISSATGKGMAISNVYKRLTLYYQERQQKGLMIESIENKGTFISFEIPKDGGM; encoded by the coding sequence ATGTTCAGCTTATTAAGGAAATGGAATACACTTCGAAATCAAATTTTATTTGTATTTTTATCCGTAATGCTAGTCGTACTTTTATTTGTGAGTATATTGATATTTAATCAAGTATCTACTTTATTAGAAAAAAATGCAGAAAAACAAATTCAGCAAGTTGCAGTGGAAGCAAGTGGAAGAATTGAAACCCTGTATGAGCAATTAAATATGGCCTCAAAATTAGCGGCAACGAATGATAAAGTACAAAAGCTGTTAACAAGGGAATACGAACACAAGAAAGCGACCTTTTATGAAAAACAAGAATTAATGGGGACTGTTAATACAGTTACAGCAAATTCTGATGGAATTTTTTCGTTTCAATTATTTACCAGGGAACAGGAACGAATACTCCCACTTGATGATGCAAAAATAATGACAGATTTGCATGCTGATTGGGTAGAAAAGGCGGACCAAGCAAAGGGGAGTCTAGTTTGGATTGGAGAAGATCCGAATGACAGCAATTATTTTCTTGCTATAAGGAGAGTAAATTTAATTAATCGCAGTTTTACCAATGGAGGATATTTACTCTTTAGTATTTATGCTAATTATTTTCAATTTGCTAATCAAACATTAACAGACAAAACGGATCAGTATTTTATTCTTTTAGATGAATTAAATAAACCGATTATTACTAATTATCAGCAATCAAGTGAGTTCATTTTACAGACCAAGAAAAAAACAGTACCAATAAATGAAAGGGATTACATGATTACGAAAAATTCTTCGTATATGACAGGGTGGACTGTCCTTATTTTAACTCCCTATAATACGTTAACGGAAGGCATAACGGTTGTGCGCACAAGCATTCTTCTTGCTGGCATAATTGGATTAATGATTTTCTTTGTATGCTCTTTTTTTCTTTCTAACATGATTACTCGCCCGATTATCCGCTTAACGAACACAATGAGATTTGCAAGTGAAGGGTCTTTGCCACTGACACCAAAGATTCCCTCTGTAAATGAAATTAATGAATTAAATAGTACATACAATCAGCTCGTAAAAGAAACAAACCATTTAATCACAATGGTTTATCAAAAAGAAATTACTCGAAACCGTAGTGAATTAAGAGCTTTGCAAGCACAAATTAATCCTCACTTTCTATTTAATACATTAGATGCTCTCCATTGGTCATTAGAGGAAAATGACGAAGAAGAATTAGCCGAACTAGTTGTTACCATGTCTAATTTATTTCGCTATACCATTTCGCGATCTACAGAGGATGAGTGGGTTCGCATAAAAGAGGAGATTGCCCACATTGAAGACTATATGGAAATAATGAAAATGCGATTTGGAGAACTATTGAAGTGGCAAATACAACTCCCAAAGGCGTTTGAAGAAGTGAAAATCCCCAAATTTTTAATACAACCATTAGTAGAAAATGCTGTCTTACACGGAGCTGAGAATAAGGTAGGACAATGTACTGTTGACGTTATTGTGCAACAAGGAGAGATGGATAACAACATAAAGGTAATTGTTAGAGATGATGGAATTGGCATAAGCGAGTCTAAATTAAAGAAGATTAAGGAATCGATGGAAAAGGAAGGAATTTCTTCAGCCACAGGTAAGGGAATGGCTATTTCTAATGTATATAAAAGGCTTACACTCTATTATCAGGAAAGACAGCAAAAGGGATTAATGATAGAAAGTATAGAGAATAAAGGGACATTCATTTCTTTTGAAATTCCAAAAGATGGGGGTATGTAA
- a CDS encoding FxsA family protein produces the protein MRNFMISLLLLPLIELVIFLIAGNIIGIPETLIIAIGTGILGGILLKKQGLKAIRNVQVQINQGIMPGDAILDSFCILIGGLLLLFPGFLTDIAGVLILFPPTRRIGKNLFIRNIQRKLQKRNRVTIIHSYK, from the coding sequence TTGAGAAATTTTATGATCAGCTTGCTGTTATTACCATTAATTGAACTTGTGATTTTTCTGATAGCTGGAAACATAATTGGTATACCAGAAACCTTAATTATTGCAATAGGCACTGGAATTCTAGGCGGTATTTTACTAAAGAAACAAGGGTTAAAGGCGATTCGTAATGTTCAAGTTCAAATAAATCAAGGTATCATGCCAGGAGATGCTATATTAGATAGCTTTTGTATTCTTATTGGTGGGCTTTTATTACTGTTTCCGGGCTTTTTAACAGATATTGCAGGTGTCCTTATTCTATTTCCTCCAACAAGAAGAATTGGAAAAAATTTATTCATAAGAAATATACAAAGAAAGCTGCAAAAGAGAAATCGAGTTACCATTATTCACTCATATAAATAA
- the pyk gene encoding pyruvate kinase, giving the protein MRKTKIVCTIGPASESVEKLTQLMEAGMNVSRLNFSHGDFEEHGARIKNIREAAEITGNNIAILLDTKGPEIRTNNMKDGSIELVAGNDIIVSMTEVEGTTEKFSVTYEGLIDDVEPGSKILLDDGLIGLEVTKIDKAAGEIHTKILNSGTLKNKKGVNVPGVAVNLPGITEKDANDILFGIEQGIDFIAASFVRRASDVLEIKQLLEDNNASHIHIIPKIENQEGVDNIDEILEVSDGLMVARGDLGVEIPAEEVPLVQKMLIKKCNTLGKPVITATQMLDSMQRNPRPTRAEASDVANAIFDGTDAIMLSGETAAGLYPVEAVQTMNNIAARAEEALNYKEILSKRSKDSEHSITDSIGQSVAHTALNLEVKAVITPTGSGHTARMISKYRPEAPIIAVTYDAKIQRQLALVWGVYPRLSQKSESTDEMLDVAVQEGVNSSIVTHGDLVVITAGLPVGEAGTTNIMKIHVIGDVLAKGQGIGRKTAFGKAVIATSAKEALDKVNFGSILVTNATDRDMVPALEKCSALIVEEGGLTSHAAVVGLNIGIPVIVGVENATSILKDGLDITVDSRSGYVYSGHASVL; this is encoded by the coding sequence ATGCGTAAAACGAAGATTGTATGTACTATTGGTCCTGCAAGTGAAAGCGTAGAAAAATTAACGCAATTAATGGAAGCTGGAATGAATGTTTCACGTCTTAACTTTTCCCATGGTGATTTTGAAGAGCATGGAGCAAGAATAAAAAACATTCGTGAAGCAGCTGAAATTACTGGTAACAATATTGCGATTCTTTTAGATACAAAAGGTCCAGAAATTAGAACAAACAACATGAAAGATGGTTCTATTGAATTAGTTGCTGGCAATGATATTATCGTATCTATGACAGAAGTAGAAGGTACTACAGAGAAATTCTCTGTTACTTACGAAGGTTTAATTGATGATGTGGAGCCAGGTAGCAAAATTCTATTAGATGATGGTTTAATCGGCCTTGAAGTAACGAAAATAGACAAAGCTGCTGGAGAAATACATACAAAAATATTAAATTCAGGGACTTTGAAGAATAAAAAAGGTGTTAACGTACCTGGTGTTGCTGTAAATCTTCCTGGTATCACGGAAAAAGATGCAAATGACATCCTTTTTGGTATTGAACAAGGAATTGACTTCATTGCAGCATCTTTCGTTCGTCGTGCGTCTGATGTTCTAGAAATCAAGCAATTATTAGAGGATAATAATGCTTCTCATATCCATATCATACCTAAAATCGAAAACCAAGAAGGTGTAGATAATATTGATGAAATCCTTGAGGTTTCTGATGGACTAATGGTTGCACGTGGTGATTTAGGAGTAGAAATTCCTGCTGAAGAAGTACCATTAGTTCAAAAAATGCTCATTAAAAAATGTAACACATTAGGAAAACCAGTTATTACAGCAACACAAATGCTAGATTCTATGCAACGTAATCCACGTCCAACTCGTGCAGAAGCAAGTGATGTAGCAAACGCAATTTTTGATGGAACAGATGCTATTATGCTTTCTGGAGAAACAGCAGCAGGATTATATCCTGTGGAAGCTGTACAAACTATGAATAATATTGCAGCAAGAGCAGAAGAGGCATTAAACTATAAAGAAATCCTCTCAAAACGTAGCAAAGATTCAGAGCATTCTATTACAGACTCTATCGGACAATCTGTTGCTCATACTGCGTTAAATTTAGAAGTTAAAGCAGTAATTACACCAACTGGTAGTGGTCATACTGCAAGAATGATTTCTAAATATCGTCCAGAAGCTCCAATTATTGCGGTAACATATGATGCAAAAATTCAAAGACAATTAGCGCTAGTTTGGGGAGTATATCCACGCCTTAGCCAAAAATCAGAATCAACAGATGAAATGCTAGATGTAGCAGTTCAAGAAGGTGTTAACAGCTCGATTGTTACACATGGTGATTTAGTTGTGATTACTGCTGGACTTCCAGTTGGAGAAGCAGGTACAACAAACATCATGAAAATCCATGTAATTGGCGATGTGCTTGCTAAAGGACAAGGAATTGGCCGCAAAACAGCCTTTGGTAAAGCTGTAATTGCTACTAGTGCTAAAGAAGCCCTAGATAAAGTTAATTTCGGTTCTATTCTTGTAACAAATGCTACAGATCGTGATATGGTACCTGCATTAGAAAAATGTAGTGCCCTAATCGTTGAAGAAGGTGGCTTAACAAGTCATGCTGCGGTTGTAGGATTAAATATTGGAATTCCTGTTATTGTAGGAGTAGAAAACGCAACTAGCATCTTAAAGGATGGCTTAGATATTACAGTGGATTCTCGTAGCGGCTATGTATATAGCGGACATGCGAGCGTACTATAA
- the pfkA gene encoding 6-phosphofructokinase, which yields MTVKRIGVLTSGGDAPGMNAAIRAVVRKAIFHGVEVYGVVGGYAGLISGNFRKLEVGSVGDIIHRGGTFLFSARCEEFKTKEGQQKGIEQLKKHNIDGLVVIGGDGSYMGAKALTEQGYPCVGVPGTIDNDIPGTEFTIGFDTALNTVIDAIDKIRDTATSHERTFIIEVMGRNAGDIALWAGLAGGAETILIPEEGFNLEEIVGRLKKGQERGKKHSIIVVAEGVASGVEIGKLIEENTDFDTRVSVLGHMQRGGSPTAQDRVLASRLGAYAVELLVEGKGGRAVGIEKNQLVDYDIIEALARKHTIDNNLYHLSKELSI from the coding sequence TTGACAGTTAAAAGAATTGGTGTATTAACAAGTGGTGGTGACGCACCAGGAATGAACGCGGCTATAAGAGCAGTAGTTCGTAAAGCGATATTTCATGGTGTGGAAGTATATGGGGTAGTTGGTGGTTATGCTGGGCTAATTAGTGGCAACTTCAGAAAATTAGAAGTTGGTTCAGTTGGTGATATAATCCATCGTGGTGGAACTTTCCTTTTCTCTGCACGTTGTGAAGAGTTTAAAACAAAAGAAGGACAACAAAAAGGGATTGAGCAATTAAAGAAACATAATATCGATGGACTAGTTGTCATTGGTGGAGATGGATCTTATATGGGCGCGAAGGCGCTTACAGAACAAGGATACCCTTGTGTTGGAGTTCCAGGAACGATTGACAATGATATTCCAGGCACTGAATTCACAATTGGTTTCGATACTGCTTTAAATACAGTTATTGATGCAATTGACAAAATCCGTGATACTGCTACATCTCACGAGAGAACATTCATCATTGAGGTAATGGGAAGAAATGCTGGTGACATCGCATTATGGGCTGGTTTAGCTGGTGGTGCTGAAACAATTCTTATTCCAGAAGAAGGCTTTAATCTGGAGGAGATTGTAGGCAGATTGAAAAAGGGTCAAGAGCGCGGTAAAAAACATAGTATTATTGTCGTAGCTGAAGGAGTAGCCAGCGGTGTTGAAATCGGTAAATTGATTGAAGAAAATACAGATTTCGATACTCGTGTGTCTGTGTTAGGACATATGCAGCGTGGTGGATCACCTACAGCCCAGGACCGTGTATTAGCTAGTCGTCTAGGCGCATATGCAGTTGAGCTTCTAGTAGAAGGCAAAGGCGGAAGAGCTGTTGGTATCGAAAAAAATCAATTGGTTGATTATGATATCATCGAAGCGTTAGCACGTAAACATACGATTGATAATAATTTATATCACTTATCAAAAGAATTATCCATTTAA
- the accA gene encoding acetyl-CoA carboxylase carboxyl transferase subunit alpha: MVGLDFDKPINELKDKIQELKDFSENANVDLSTEIEKLEIRLKKLEKDVYDNMKPWDRVQIARHPNRPTTLDYIPHLFTDFIELHGDRGFGDDEAIVGGIAKYKGLPVTIVGHQRGKDTKENIRRNFGMPHPEGYRKALRLMKQADKFNRPIICFIDTKGAYPGKAAEERGQSEAIAKNLFEMASMEVPIVCIVIGEGGSGGALALGVGNHIHMLENSTYSVITPEGAASILWKDAGQAKQAAEKMRITAPDLKELSIIDSIIKEVKGGAHHNIKEQAEQIDEVLYTSLKELKEMTKEELVNHRYAKFKNMGAYLNH; the protein is encoded by the coding sequence ATGGTAGGATTAGATTTTGATAAACCAATTAATGAATTGAAAGATAAAATCCAAGAATTAAAAGACTTCTCGGAAAATGCGAATGTTGATTTAAGTACAGAAATTGAGAAATTAGAAATACGTTTAAAAAAACTGGAAAAAGATGTGTATGATAATATGAAACCTTGGGATCGAGTTCAAATTGCTAGACATCCAAATAGACCAACGACCCTTGACTATATTCCCCATTTGTTTACCGATTTTATCGAATTACATGGAGATAGAGGCTTTGGAGATGACGAGGCAATTGTAGGTGGAATTGCGAAATACAAAGGACTACCAGTAACGATTGTCGGCCATCAAAGAGGAAAGGACACGAAGGAAAATATTCGCAGAAATTTTGGAATGCCTCACCCAGAAGGATATCGAAAAGCCCTGCGCCTAATGAAACAAGCGGATAAGTTCAATCGTCCCATTATTTGTTTTATTGACACAAAAGGTGCATATCCTGGTAAAGCTGCTGAGGAAAGAGGACAAAGTGAAGCTATTGCCAAAAATTTATTTGAAATGGCATCGATGGAAGTCCCAATTGTCTGTATTGTAATTGGAGAGGGTGGTAGTGGTGGTGCTTTAGCACTTGGCGTTGGTAACCATATTCATATGCTAGAGAACTCCACATACTCGGTTATTACACCAGAAGGAGCAGCATCTATTTTATGGAAAGATGCTGGGCAGGCTAAACAAGCAGCTGAAAAAATGAGAATTACTGCACCAGATTTAAAAGAGTTGAGCATTATTGATTCCATCATTAAGGAAGTAAAAGGTGGAGCACACCATAATATAAAAGAACAAGCAGAACAAATTGATGAAGTATTATATACATCTCTAAAAGAGTTAAAAGAAATGACAAAGGAAGAACTTGTGAATCATCGCTATGCTAAGTTTAAAAATATGGGTGCCTATTTAAATCATTGA
- the accD gene encoding acetyl-CoA carboxylase, carboxyltransferase subunit beta has protein sequence MIKGIFSKSKKLKYATLPSELSKNEVPEGIMTKCSNCKKIMYTRELQKNHKVCLNCGYHLPMKAYERMNCILDEATFVELNAEMRTGNPLQFPGYEDKIAGDIKKTNMNEAVVTGTGEINGKKVVIAVMDSSFRMGSMGSVVGEKITLAVEKADELSLPFIIFTASGGARMQEGVLSLMQMAKTSIALKRFSDNGGLYITIMTHPTTGGVSASFASLGDYNFAEPGALIGFAGRRIIEQTIGEELPEDFQTAEFLLKHGQLDAVIPRLELKEKLSLVLEMHQTGGELEW, from the coding sequence TTGATTAAGGGAATATTTTCGAAATCAAAAAAACTAAAATATGCAACATTACCTTCAGAATTATCAAAAAATGAAGTTCCTGAAGGGATTATGACAAAATGTTCTAATTGTAAGAAAATAATGTATACACGTGAATTACAGAAGAATCATAAGGTTTGTCTAAATTGTGGGTATCATCTGCCCATGAAAGCTTATGAAAGAATGAACTGCATCTTAGATGAAGCAACTTTTGTTGAGCTAAATGCAGAAATGAGAACCGGAAATCCTTTGCAATTTCCTGGTTATGAAGATAAAATTGCCGGTGATATAAAAAAAACAAATATGAATGAAGCTGTTGTTACAGGAACAGGAGAAATAAATGGCAAAAAAGTAGTAATAGCTGTAATGGATTCTTCTTTCCGGATGGGGAGTATGGGTTCAGTAGTTGGAGAAAAAATTACTCTCGCTGTTGAAAAGGCTGACGAGCTTTCGCTACCCTTTATAATTTTTACGGCTTCTGGTGGAGCAAGAATGCAAGAAGGCGTGCTAAGTCTTATGCAAATGGCGAAAACAAGTATAGCATTAAAACGATTTAGCGATAATGGCGGTTTATATATTACCATTATGACCCACCCAACAACAGGAGGCGTTTCTGCAAGCTTTGCCTCACTTGGCGATTATAATTTTGCGGAACCAGGTGCATTAATTGGTTTTGCGGGACGTCGTATTATTGAACAAACAATAGGAGAAGAGCTTCCGGAGGACTTCCAAACGGCAGAGTTTTTACTAAAGCACGGTCAATTAGATGCGGTAATACCTAGATTAGAATTAAAAGAAAAACTTAGCCTAGTGCTTGAAATGCATCAAACTGGTGGTGAATTAGAATGGTAG
- a CDS encoding FadR/GntR family transcriptional regulator → MNESSSKESKLYVDIVNHLREMINQNGLKPGDKLPSERVLSDTLHAGRSSIREALRALELLGLIETRKGEGTFLRDFQGHKLVELISTFILQNDKAKQDVLETKNYIQLNALYIAMEKITEDELAHLKQLVNEREISESEFFFQIIKIADNFLVHRLWTILNDYYHSLTIPAKEWKREDYLLLLDSLKQKNQMQLWSVFSNYNNFN, encoded by the coding sequence GTGAATGAATCATCTTCAAAGGAATCCAAATTATATGTGGATATCGTGAATCATTTACGAGAAATGATTAATCAAAACGGCCTGAAACCAGGGGACAAGCTTCCCTCTGAACGAGTATTAAGTGATACCCTACACGCAGGCAGATCATCCATTAGAGAAGCTCTGAGGGCATTAGAGCTGCTTGGACTGATTGAAACAAGAAAAGGGGAAGGAACCTTTCTTCGTGATTTTCAAGGTCATAAATTAGTAGAATTGATCAGTACTTTTATATTGCAGAATGATAAAGCAAAACAAGACGTTTTGGAAACTAAGAATTATATTCAATTAAATGCTCTATATATTGCCATGGAAAAAATTACAGAAGATGAATTGGCACATTTAAAACAGTTGGTAAATGAACGAGAAATATCAGAAAGTGAGTTTTTCTTTCAAATCATTAAAATAGCTGATAATTTCTTGGTCCATCGTTTATGGACTATTTTAAATGACTATTATCATTCACTAACAATTCCTGCGAAAGAATGGAAGAGGGAGGATTACCTCCTTCTTTTAGATTCATTAAAACAAAAGAATCAAATGCAATTATGGAGTGTATTTAGTAATTACAATAATTTCAACTGA
- the dnaE gene encoding DNA polymerase III subunit alpha: MSFIHLQVSSAYSLLSSTLSIKELVTNAKKYGYRSIALTDRNVMYGAASFYKESLKQGIKPIIGLTVDVISEWEEDKAYPLVLLARTSLGFKNLLKITSAVQTKNPQGIPVKWLKHYAKGLIAISPGFEGEIEQNLLKDDSESARNTLMLWKSIFEPGQCFLSIQRHGIAIEDALNEKLSRLASEEKVKLVATNNVFYLEEEDHFAYECLKAIKNGEKLSDIEQDEWSSNQHYLKDKEAMITLFNDQPDILENTWKVGESCQIEMNGILATLPKYTVPAGKNALSYLRELCMAGLNDRYSHPSPEHTARLEYELDIIGRMNYSDYFLIVWDFMKFARENGILTGPGRGSAAGSIVAYVLHITDVDPIKYQLLFERFLNPERISMPDIDIDFPDNKREKVISYVKNKYGELHVAQIITFGTLAAKAALRDVGRAFGLSVKELDELSRMIPSKLGINLKQSYQESIRLQQFVESSPRNQKLFDTACKIEGLPRHTSTHAAGVVLSQQPLVDIIPIQGSHDDIYLTQYSMEYLEELGLLKMDFLGLRNLSFIEAILDMLYKATKKRIDIRKIPIDDQNVFKLLSRGETTGIFQLESEGMRNVLKRLQPTDFEDIVAVNALYRPGPMENIPHYINRKHGKESINYYHPDLEEILKSTYGVIVYQEQIMQIASKMAGFSLGEADLLRRAVSKKQKEILEKERIHFVKGAERKGYHEKTANEIYELIVRFANYGFNRSHAVAYSMIAYQLAYLKANYPLYFMAALLTSSLGNTGKIIQYIQELKQMDIELTPPSINQSNYFFRVEKNKIRYSLAGIKGIGGNVLREILKARSQKKFEDLFDFCIRISPKTVNRRVLEMLIYSGSFDEFGVDRAILLASIDVAIQHAQLVHPEDEEQNDLFSEDDFFFKPKYVEVEPLRVEDKLALEKDALGFYLSDHPVSIYKPYQATLQTFAINEMEVGKKHKSIVYVTEINIIRTKKGEPMAFIQLSDQSGEMQGVIFPTIFKKYQSLLNSGEIVYLEGKCEERNGNKQFVIQLVESMRTIVQSLSKKEHKLFIKVMNEKHMMNQRLELLAVMRKFPGTTPVIIHYEETGKNIVLNEEYKISPSKECIAELSTLLGANRVFLSE; encoded by the coding sequence ATGTCTTTTATACATCTTCAAGTGTCTAGTGCATATAGCCTTTTATCTAGCACGCTTTCAATTAAAGAGTTAGTTACAAATGCTAAAAAGTATGGCTATCGTTCCATTGCTTTAACGGATCGCAATGTGATGTATGGTGCAGCTTCTTTTTATAAAGAATCATTAAAGCAAGGGATAAAACCGATTATCGGACTAACGGTTGATGTAATAAGTGAATGGGAAGAAGATAAAGCTTACCCATTGGTCTTATTAGCTAGAACTAGTCTCGGCTTTAAAAATTTATTAAAAATAACGAGTGCTGTTCAAACAAAAAACCCACAAGGAATTCCTGTGAAATGGTTAAAGCATTATGCCAAAGGCTTGATTGCAATCTCACCTGGATTTGAAGGAGAGATTGAACAAAATTTACTGAAGGATGATTCGGAATCAGCAAGAAATACATTAATGTTATGGAAGTCCATTTTTGAACCAGGTCAATGCTTTTTATCTATTCAAAGACACGGCATTGCTATTGAAGATGCATTAAATGAAAAGTTATCCAGATTAGCTTCCGAAGAGAAAGTGAAGCTGGTAGCAACGAATAATGTATTTTACTTGGAGGAGGAGGACCATTTTGCTTATGAATGCTTAAAGGCAATCAAAAATGGGGAGAAGCTTTCCGATATAGAGCAAGATGAATGGAGTTCTAATCAACATTATCTAAAAGACAAAGAAGCAATGATCACGTTATTCAATGATCAACCAGATATTCTGGAAAACACATGGAAGGTAGGAGAGTCTTGTCAGATTGAAATGAATGGCATACTTGCAACCTTGCCTAAATATACTGTACCTGCAGGCAAAAATGCTCTTAGTTATTTGAGAGAATTATGTATGGCTGGTTTAAATGACAGATATTCTCATCCTTCTCCAGAACACACTGCACGGTTGGAATATGAATTGGACATCATTGGGAGAATGAATTATAGTGACTATTTCTTAATAGTTTGGGATTTTATGAAGTTTGCGCGAGAGAATGGAATATTAACAGGTCCTGGAAGGGGTTCAGCTGCGGGATCTATTGTTGCTTATGTTTTACATATTACAGATGTAGATCCTATTAAATATCAATTGCTTTTTGAAAGGTTTCTAAATCCAGAGAGAATCTCCATGCCTGATATCGATATTGATTTTCCTGATAATAAGCGGGAAAAAGTTATTTCATATGTGAAAAATAAATATGGAGAGCTTCATGTTGCGCAAATTATTACCTTTGGTACACTTGCTGCTAAAGCAGCCTTACGCGATGTTGGCCGAGCATTTGGCTTATCTGTTAAAGAGTTGGATGAACTGTCAAGAATGATCCCATCAAAACTAGGCATTAATCTCAAACAAAGCTATCAAGAATCCATTCGTTTGCAGCAATTTGTTGAATCATCTCCTCGTAATCAAAAACTATTTGATACTGCATGTAAAATCGAAGGGCTTCCAAGGCATACATCAACCCATGCTGCCGGCGTGGTTCTTAGTCAACAGCCCCTTGTTGATATTATTCCGATCCAAGGGAGCCATGACGATATTTATTTAACACAGTATAGCATGGAATATTTAGAGGAACTAGGCTTATTGAAAATGGATTTTCTTGGATTAAGAAATCTATCTTTTATTGAAGCTATTCTTGACATGCTTTATAAAGCGACGAAGAAAAGAATAGATATACGAAAAATACCAATTGATGACCAAAATGTTTTCAAGCTATTAAGTAGAGGAGAGACAACTGGGATCTTTCAATTGGAATCAGAAGGAATGCGTAATGTATTAAAGAGGTTACAGCCAACTGATTTTGAAGATATTGTAGCTGTTAATGCGCTTTATCGTCCAGGACCAATGGAGAATATACCTCATTACATCAATAGAAAACATGGCAAAGAATCGATTAACTATTATCACCCTGATTTAGAAGAGATACTAAAGAGCACCTATGGAGTGATTGTTTATCAAGAGCAAATTATGCAGATTGCTTCTAAAATGGCAGGGTTCTCACTAGGAGAGGCGGATTTGTTAAGACGAGCTGTGAGTAAGAAGCAAAAGGAAATTCTGGAAAAAGAAAGGATTCATTTTGTAAAAGGAGCAGAAAGAAAAGGATATCACGAAAAAACAGCGAATGAAATATATGAGTTAATTGTGCGTTTTGCCAACTATGGTTTTAATAGAAGTCATGCAGTAGCATATAGCATGATTGCTTATCAGCTTGCCTATTTAAAAGCAAACTATCCTCTATATTTTATGGCGGCACTATTAACATCATCCCTTGGAAACACAGGGAAAATAATTCAGTATATTCAAGAGTTAAAACAGATGGATATTGAATTGACTCCGCCTTCTATTAATCAAAGTAATTACTTTTTCCGTGTAGAAAAGAATAAAATTCGTTATAGCTTAGCAGGCATAAAAGGTATAGGCGGAAATGTATTAAGAGAAATACTTAAGGCGAGAAGTCAGAAAAAATTTGAAGATTTATTTGATTTTTGTATACGAATATCCCCGAAGACGGTTAACAGAAGAGTGCTGGAAATGCTTATTTATTCCGGAAGCTTTGATGAATTCGGAGTTGATCGTGCTATTTTGCTGGCATCTATTGATGTAGCGATACAGCATGCACAATTGGTTCACCCAGAGGATGAAGAGCAAAATGATTTATTTAGTGAGGATGATTTCTTTTTTAAACCGAAATATGTAGAAGTAGAACCACTTAGAGTGGAAGATAAATTGGCTTTAGAAAAAGATGCCTTAGGATTTTACTTATCAGACCATCCAGTGTCTATCTATAAGCCGTATCAAGCAACTCTGCAAACCTTTGCTATTAATGAAATGGAAGTAGGAAAAAAACATAAAAGCATTGTCTATGTAACAGAAATAAATATCATTCGCACTAAAAAAGGAGAGCCAATGGCATTTATCCAGCTTAGTGATCAGAGTGGAGAAATGCAGGGTGTTATTTTTCCAACTATTTTTAAGAAATATCAAAGTCTGCTTAACTCGGGTGAAATCGTATATTTGGAAGGGAAATGTGAAGAAAGAAACGGCAATAAACAATTTGTTATTCAATTAGTTGAATCGATGAGGACGATTGTCCAGTCACTTTCTAAAAAGGAACATAAGTTGTTTATTAAAGTGATGAATGAGAAGCATATGATGAACCAAAGATTAGAGCTATTGGCGGTTATGAGGAAATTTCCAGGAACTACTCCAGTTATTATTCATTATGAGGAAACAGGAAAAAACATCGTTTTAAACGAAGAATATAAAATTTCACCAAGTAAGGAATGTATCGCTGAATTATCTACTTTACTAGGTGCTAATCGCGTTTTCTTATCTGAATAA